The Neomonachus schauinslandi chromosome 4, ASM220157v2, whole genome shotgun sequence genome includes a region encoding these proteins:
- the C1QB gene encoding complement C1q subcomponent subunit B, which yields MKTPGGGVLALLLVLGLPDVSWAQSSCTGHPAIPGIPGVPGAPGPNGKPGTPGVKGEKGLPGLAGDHGEYGEKGDPGTPGKPGKVGPKGPIGPKGSPGPPGPRGPKGESGYYKATQKIAFSATRTINSVLRRDQTIRFDHVITNENRNYEPRSGKFTCNVPGIYYFTYHASSRGNLCVNLMRGRERMEKVVTFCDYVQNTFQVTTGGVVLKLKEGENVFLQATDKNSLLGMEGANSIFSGFLLFPDAET from the exons ATGAAGACCCCGGGGGGCGGCGTTCTGGCCCTGCTGCTGGTCCTGGGTCTGCCGGATGTCTCCTGGGCCCAGAGCAGCTGTACCGGACACCCGGCCATCCCTGGCATTCCCGGCGTCCCTGGCGCACCGGGGCCTAATGGCAAACCTGGGACCccaggggtaaagggagagaaaG GGCTGCCAGGGCTGGCTGGAGACCATGGCGAGTATGGGGAGAAGGGAGACCCAGGGACTCCTGGGAAACCAGGCAAAGTAGGGCCCAAGGGCCCCATTGGCCCCAAAGGTTCCCCAGGGCCCCCTGGACCCCGTGGCCCCAAGGGTGAATCAGGGTACTATAAGGCCACGCAGAAAATCGCCTTCTCTGCCACGAGGACCATCAACAGTGTCCTGCGGCGGGACCAGACCATCCGTTTCGACCACGTGATCACCAACGAGAACCGCAACTATGAACCTCGAAGTGGCAAGTTCACCTGCAACGTGCCCGGAATTTACTACTTCACCTACCACGCCAGCTCTCGAGGGAATCTGTGCGTGAACCTCATGCGGGGCCGAGAGCGCATGGAGAAGGTGGTTACCTTCTGCGACTACGTCCAGAACACCTTCCAGGTCACCACGGGCGGTGTGGTCCTCAAGCTGAAAGAGGGGGAGAACGTCTTCCTGCAGGCCACAGACAAgaactccctgctgggcatggaagGTGCCAATAGCATCTTCTCCGGGTTCCTGCTCTTCCCAGACGCAGAGACATGA